Part of the Vigna angularis cultivar LongXiaoDou No.4 chromosome 1, ASM1680809v1, whole genome shotgun sequence genome, tgatacaaaataatttttatagtataaaataaatagacgTAATAGACACcttataaattacataaaagataattttgttAATGGAGTGTGTAAAGTTTTTTGAGATTAGAGTAAAATAGGCACTAAgttctaaaaataaattcagttgaattattctaatttattggTCAGCGCAAGCCAGAACGACGATATTTtagttgttattattattataataatttagttattgCGTTGTGCCTAAGTTGACAGTGAGGTTTTATTTccttaaaaacatattaacagaaTTTCTTTTTTCAGATACATTACAGATTGAATGTTATGTAAAAACAAAATGGGCGTTGTTATTAGCTTAACGTTTTTCagggtaaaaaaaaaacagtagcGGGTGCAATGTATCTTAATCTTTGCATAACCATCTTAAATGATTATCATGGCTAAAGTTAAAAGTAATCAGTTATTAAATGCGGATTACGCTCTATAATTCGATGTGATATATATAAGAATTCACTACAGTGTCTGCTTTTTCAATCCTTCCAAACGTTCAGCCAAGACAGAAGAgcgaagagaagagagaagagagagagagagagagagacgggGTTCTGTTATGCCAGAGTTACTTCCCGCAGAAGGTTCTGTGTGGAATCTATAAGACAAATATGGGGAAAAGAGAAGAATAAATGCataggaagagagagagagactggaagagagagaaactgtataaatttaaattggtTGTTGCAGTGATTGATTTCTAAGAAATCATCTAAAGGGTTTCGTGGTAGCCTTGTTCTTCTGCTTAGCCGAGATTCTGGAAAATCAAAATCTCCACGTAATCTTTTTCTAATCATATTCTTCCTTGTCACTCCAAGATTTTCGCCTTACCCTCTTCCCTCAACAACCAAACGGACTCTGTACTTCACAATTTTGTTATGTATGCTCTGTCACGTGTTGGATTCTGACTTTCCTTCACGAACTGGGTTCCGGGTGGGGCGTAATTCGGGTTTTTTCTACGCCCtcgtttttggggtttgatagcttcgtctctTTTGGGGCATTTTCTTCATTATCGCCTTTTGACAACGATAAGGGGTGTTTTAGTCTCGGCCTCATTGATTGTTGCTCACGTGGGTCTGTTGTTCGAGTTGGGGTGCTTCTAACTAGGGTTTTCGAGGGGATCCGAGGTTAAAGTTCGTGTCTTTCCGCGAATATCTCTGTTGGGTATGTGCAAAGTTGAGCTGTTGATGCAGTGTTAAGGGCTGAATTGATTGATTAATTGATTTGAATTTTTAGCGTAAAATCTATTTGGTTGTACGTTTTATTCTTCCGTTGGTTGGACTATTTTCCGGATTCGTAATCTGAGAATTTATTAGGTTCCTAATCCAGAATTTTGTCCTTGTACCTCTTCTATACATTTTATGAAGTGAAGTGCAAGTTTGTGAGGTAAAAAAAAGGGTTATGCTGGATTTGCCTTGGTGTTGTTTTGTGTTTAAGCTATTGGTGGGGGTGTGATTCGAACCCTTTGTGTGGTTTTGATTGGCTTAATATTTTGGTGGACAAAGGGATTGTGATTCATTCTTGTGTCGATTGGTGGATAAGATGAGTAGCAGCGTGTCTGGAAGTTTAGTCCATCAGGGCCAGTTGCTTGTTCATATTGCTGAGAATGGACACAGTTTTGAGTTGGATTGCAACGAAAACACACTTGTTGAAGCAGTTATGAGGTCTATTGAATCTGTTACTGGAATTAATTTCAGTGATCAGCTTGTTCTTTGTAAGGAAATGAAGCTGGAATCACATCGCCCGCTATCTGTGTACAAGCTTCCATCTGACGAGAAGGAGGTGTTCATATTCAACAAATCAAGGCTTCAAAACAATTCGCCGGCTCCACCGCCGGAGCAAGTTGATATTCTGAGCCATTTAGAGCCTCCATCGCCGGCATCCTCCCATGATCCACACCCTCTTGATGATGCTTCAGATCCTGCTCTGAAGGCTTTACCCTCTTATGAGCGACAATTCAGGTACCATTATCATCGGGGGCATGCTATATATACTAGTACTGTAATGAAATATGAGCACTGTGAGAGGCTTTGGAGAGAACAGATGGTCCAAGAAAGAGCAGTGGACGTTGCAAGGGGTAATTTGGATCAGTATTATCGAATGATTAACCAAAGCTATGTGGAATTCATGAAACGTTATATGCAACAACACAGGATGCATTCTGATCTTGTGGTGAATTTTGGGAAGAATGTTGAGAAACTAAGATCCATCAAACTTCACCCTGCTTTGCAAACTCCTAATCGCAAATGCTTACTGGATTTGGTCAAGGAGGAAAGCTTGAGGAAGTCAGTGGAGAATTGCACCAGCTCCCACAAGCAGTTTGAGAATAAAATGTCACAATTTAAGCAGACTTTTGGGGAAGTGAAGCGTCGGGCCGAGGAATTGTTGTCCTCCAGGGCTTTCTTGCCCACCAAGAATATAGAACAGACAATTAAAGAACACCAGAGATATATTAATGAACAAAAGAGTATCATGCAATCTCTGAGGTTagtttgtattttaatatttttcaactattttttgTGTGCTCTGTCTTGTTGACGAAGCATCTAAGGTTAATGTGTATACCAAGTTTAATATGGCATCCtgtttttaacttgtttttctCTCATAAATATGCAAAATCTGGTTCTCAACTTCCCATATGCTGTGTTAGCGCATAGCGAGCCTGAAATAGTTAAACACCATTTCTGCAAAGTTCTCGATCCATTCCATGTTGATTATTTAACGTGTAcgtatgatactttttttttttggcttttaGGAGTGCCTATAGTTCACCGGAGACGAATCAAATGGAATAATACTTGCTGTacttaattattattgtaatttgtaacttaatttatatttatatttcatttattctgagatattttcataatatttaatgttatcaGAACATcttatcaattatattttcatgGGATTTTTGCAGCAAGGATGTTAACACCGTAAAGAAACTGGTAGATGATTGTCTATCCTCTCAATTGTCTTCCTCACTTCGTCCTCATGATGCAGTTTCAGCCTTGGGTCCTATGTACGATGTTCATGACAAAAATCACCTGCCCAAAATGCAGGCTTGTGATCGTGCTATTTCAAAGCTACTAGAATTTTGCAAGGAAAACAAGAATGAGATGAATAACTTTGTGCACAATTACACTCGAAACATAACTTATGTTTCTTATCTCATTAAAGATCAAAAACTGCAGTTCCCTGTTTTTAAAGAGGCAATGGCTCGTCAGGATGACTTGTTTGGGGATTTAAAGTTGTTCTACAGTATTGGTGCAGCATACAGAGCTTGCTTTGCTGAGGTAGTGAGACGAAAGGCATCTATGAAGCTTTACATGGGCATGGCTGGGCAAATGGCTGAAATATTAGCTGCAAAACGTGAGGCCGAAATCAGAAGACGAGAGGATTTTTTGAGAGTTAATAGTTCATGCATTTCTAAAGATGTATTAAAATCTATGGGATTGTTTGACAATCCGAACCAGTGTGATGTCAATATAGCTCCGTTTGATGGTGATCTGCTTAATATTGACATATCAGATGTGGATCGTTATGCTCCTGAATATCTAACAGGAGTAACTTCCAAGATGGAGAAGCTAGGAAGCTTTAAAGGTTCAACTGCTTTGAGTAGTGATAGCTCTCATTTGGCTGAGGATGTCGATATTACTGCTGACTTAATTGAGAGATATGATTCTGAAGGTTTGCCAGATGGCAGTGAGTTGATTGAAATTGCTGGAACCTGCAAGATGGAAGTTGAGAATGCAAAACTGAAAGCTGAGCTTGCTGGTAGAATAGCTTTAATATGTTCACTCTGTCCCGAGGTAGAGTATGAGTCATTGGATGATGAAAGGGTGAATAATATGCTAAAGAATGCCAGAGAAAAGACAGAGGAAGCcttgattttgaaagatgaatatattaaacatattcAGTCCATGCTTAAGATGAAGCAAGTGCAATGTATGTCATATGAGAAACGTATTCAAGAATTGGAGCAGAAATTGTCTGATCAGTATATGCTTGGGCAGAAGCTTTCCAATGTAAATGATGTGACTGGGAAGGAAATAAAGTCAGAATCTATCAGCAGTGAAGCTCACATGCCTTCCATATCTACTTCTGAGCCCATGGATGAGGTTTCATGCATCTCAAGTTCCTTGGATGCAAAACTTGGTTTGTTCACAGAACATACAGGTAAAGTGTTAGATGGGGTGGATGAAAACATGTTGGATTCCTCTGGAGTTCAGAACCCACAGTTGGACTCTTCTATGATGGAGCCTCATCGTGAAGAAGCACAGAGTGCTGATAAAGATAAGAAAGACAAGATAATCGGACAATTAGGCATGTCATTAACAAACAGTTCTACTGGTGAGAACATACCTGTGTCACATGACCTTGTACCTTGTGACTCCACAGTTTCTCAAGACTCAGAATCCAAAGTAAATGATGATAAGGTGTTGTTGGAACTACGAAGTACACTTGCAGATAAGTCGGATCAATTGATTGAAACTGAAACCAAGCTGAAAAATGTTATAGAGGAGGTTGTTGTGCTCAAAAGGGAGCTGGAAGCTAGTAAAAAACTACTTGATGAATCTCAGGTAACTGTGGAGTTGAATCATACCCATCATTTTAGggttgcaattttttttaaaatctgttgTTTAGTTCTCctatactatttattatttgtctatttatttatttctcccACTTTGCtattttaatgtcattttttaatttccaatttctgTCCATTTTCTTCACCTGTTTCATACATTATAGAAGCATGCATTCTATTGGTTATTCTTCTGAAAAGTGTTTAAATTATTGTGTCAAAAACCAAatagagaattttttttatcatctttatATTGCTCTTGCCTTGCGACACCCACATTCTTGTTGTATTTTAGTGTCTATAGATCCCATTGAAGTGGTTATAGATGTATTACTAAAAGCAAATTTCCTAAGAAAAATATGCattaattttgttgttctaTAAAGCCATGCCATGCAGAGTTTTATTTGACTCTTGTCAGTTATGAAGTTTACTATAGATAAGCGAGGCTCATAAGGGCATAGTCTTCTGTAGATACATGTTGCAAATCTGTCGGGCTGAACTACAGGCATTTCTGTAAAAAGAAACCAAATTAAGTTTCTTAATTCTTTTGTATATTGGATCTGAGATGAAGTTGAATCCGTATGGTGAATTGAGAATTTCGTTCAAAGACTTGTGTAGGATCAGAAGGATATTGGGTGAATGAACTGTACatgttgaagtttttttttgcCACTGGCTAAGCTTTATTAACTTTATACCCATTTTTGGTTCAGTATTGTGCTTGCCTTCCATATTCTAATGAAATATTTCACTTTCATTACAGATGAATTGTGCTCACTTGGAAAATTGTTTGCATGAAGCAAGAGAGGAAGCTCAAACACAAAAAAGTTCTGCTGACAGGAGGGCTTTAGAGTATAATTCACTACGGGCATCTGTCATTAAAACACGCAGCTTTTTTGAAAGACTCAAGACTTGTGTTTATTCTCCCGGTGGTGTGGCTGGTTTTGCAGATTCCCTTCGTAATTTGTCGCAGTCTTTGGCCAAGTAATTTACTTATACTATGCCCATTCCCactgaaaatataaaatgactTGTGGTGGTAGGCTTGTAATGATGAAAACAATTTCTTCACTTATTAGAACTTATAAGTCCCCCATTTTATTACTCTCTCTGTTTCTTTTTAAGGGTCagatttttaagattttttatgtCTATTTATCTGTTAAGTGATTTACATGTGTATTTATTGTGTGGGGGTGGATAGGGAAAGAGTCAAATTTTATACAACTATTTTATTAGAATcaagaatttttattatatttcttagttcacacaaaacaaacttaaaagagTTAAACAAGAACGGAGGAAGTAGTAGGAATGCTCATTCATTAAGTTTGATGTTGATGATAACGAGGTTATTGATAATAAAGGAATTCATTCTGCAATCACTTTGTTAGGTTGACGATTGAGACTTTCTCCAACTGAGTAAacagtttttgcttcttttgttcTCTTGCATGGAGGAGAATCTGATATAAACATTTCCAACAAATTTCTATGCCATTTTTCATGAACTGGAGAAGATTCCAGGCCTTTGTTTGAGACTGATGCGCTTTccattgatattttatattcatattcattCTTAATGAAGTGCTACTAGAAGAATGATTGGAACACTTATCTTTTTTCAGTTCTGCTAATGACAGAGATGATGATGACATTGCTGAGTTTCGAAAATGTATTCGTGTCTTGGCCGATAAAGTTAGTTTCTTGTCAAGGCACCGGGAAGAGCTGCATGAGAAGTACTCAAGAACGGAAGCTGCTAATGAACAGCTTCGGAAAGAATTGGAGGAGAAAATAGACCAGGTCAAAACTTATTACAATAAGCATCAACTTGAGAAGCAGGTATTACCTTGTTTTCTTAATGtgacaataaaatgtttgaGCCTATGAGATGAGCTAGTTTGTATCCACAGCATGGATGgttttttactgtattttctaCCCATTTCAAAATTGTGGATTGAGTTATATTCTGCTTGTGATTTTCTGCAGGCAAATAAAGAGAAGATTTCTTTTGGTTGCCTGGAAGTTCATGAGATAGCAGCCTTTGTGCTCACTTCTGCTGGGTATTATGAGGCAATTACCAGGAACTGCTCTAATTATTACTTATCCGATGAATCTGTAGCCCTGTTTGCAGAACATGTTCCAAGCAGACCTAACTACATTGTTGGACAAATTGTGCATATCGAACGCCAGATTGTGAAGGCGGCACCCCCTCGGCCTGAGCATGGTAGGGCTGAAAAGTTTACTACTCCTGACAAAGGGACTGACTGGTTGACCTTGAATTCAGGATCAACTCCAAACCCATACGGTCTCCCTGTTGGCTGTGAATATTTCCTAGTGACAGTAGCCATGTTACCTGATACCACCATTCATTCATCGTCTCCTTCCTGATCCTGCTTCATCCCTGGCAGCAGATTAGACGTGATGGAAGAATTCAATTGTACATAAACTACATTCAAAGTCCAAGTGCTCTTCATTATGCCTGGTTTAACCATTTGTACAGCTGCTGATAATGATAAACCAATTTAGTTTCAATCTCTCTCTGTGAATATTTCAACCCTTTTATGACATTTTGTATAGATTGTGAATATTATTTACAACTTGTTTATTTCGACTTCTGCTGCTCCTTTCCaaatatgatattttgatatctaaaatatatttaatttataactcgttttaataatataatgatacATACTAGCATTTTAagtcaattgaaaaatataattaaagcgtattaattgttaaatgattgtttttctttattggTGATTGCAAGAGGTACTTTTTAAATCCACTTGATTCAAGTGGCTGCAACAGAACCTCTCAAATTACAATGATCTTTTTTTGTTATGGTCAGAGTTCAGAAGTCACAGTTCCCCCCACCTAACAACTTATTGCTATATAAATATCTGTACGTGGCACTCATTTCAATGTGATGACATTCCTTTAATATAATGTTAGGTACGAGGATATCCACCATTCTCCCCGTCTTCAATGTAATAAAAAGTTGATTCACcgtaaaaatagttaattttgttgaacgagtttaatttaaaacttttacatCTCAAGCACAATAACCATGAAAGtgaagttttaatttaaaagtggCTCTTAGgattttcttatatttgaaaCTAAAGAGAGAAACATTGTAGAAACAAACTAGATAACAAGACATTACTATACATAGAAGTGATATATCTTTTAATACAACATACCTACCTTCCAATTGGTGGttaaaaatcaagaaataaTACAATGTTTGAATAATAATAGCTAGGCCCCTCAACTTAAACAGCGGTATTAGCCCAATATTCTATTAGGTAACACATCGTGTACAAATCCTAATGGTTCGAATGGTAAAAAGTTAAAGATGGCGTATTCTCTATGCACAGCTTGATCTTgaccattttttatatttcaaatatcaGAGTAACTATCAGGTTTAGCAGTCACTGTCATCTTCTGATATGTTAAGCAAGAATTTTGACAGTGAAGCAATACGAGGAAGGTGAAGAAGAAACTCTCCGAAAGAGTCTTTCCTGGACATGCCACAAGAAACATCTCTGAAGTCCACCTCAGCAGGCCTGACatctattttcattttgatgTTGTGCATTGATTCA contains:
- the LOC108345524 gene encoding autophagy-related protein 11 isoform X1, with the translated sequence MSSSVSGSLVHQGQLLVHIAENGHSFELDCNENTLVEAVMRSIESVTGINFSDQLVLCKEMKLESHRPLSVYKLPSDEKEVFIFNKSRLQNNSPAPPPEQVDILSHLEPPSPASSHDPHPLDDASDPALKALPSYERQFRYHYHRGHAIYTSTVMKYEHCERLWREQMVQERAVDVARGNLDQYYRMINQSYVEFMKRYMQQHRMHSDLVVNFGKNVEKLRSIKLHPALQTPNRKCLLDLVKEESLRKSVENCTSSHKQFENKMSQFKQTFGEVKRRAEELLSSRAFLPTKNIEQTIKEHQRYINEQKSIMQSLSKDVNTVKKLVDDCLSSQLSSSLRPHDAVSALGPMYDVHDKNHLPKMQACDRAISKLLEFCKENKNEMNNFVHNYTRNITYVSYLIKDQKLQFPVFKEAMARQDDLFGDLKLFYSIGAAYRACFAEVVRRKASMKLYMGMAGQMAEILAAKREAEIRRREDFLRVNSSCISKDVLKSMGLFDNPNQCDVNIAPFDGDLLNIDISDVDRYAPEYLTGVTSKMEKLGSFKGSTALSSDSSHLAEDVDITADLIERYDSEGLPDGSELIEIAGTCKMEVENAKLKAELAGRIALICSLCPEVEYESLDDERVNNMLKNAREKTEEALILKDEYIKHIQSMLKMKQVQCMSYEKRIQELEQKLSDQYMLGQKLSNVNDVTGKEIKSESISSEAHMPSISTSEPMDEVSCISSSLDAKLGLFTEHTGKVLDGVDENMLDSSGVQNPQLDSSMMEPHREEAQSADKDKKDKIIGQLGMSLTNSSTGENIPVSHDLVPCDSTVSQDSESKVNDDKVLLELRSTLADKSDQLIETETKLKNVIEEVVVLKRELEASKKLLDESQMNCAHLENCLHEAREEAQTQKSSADRRALEYNSLRASVIKTRSFFERLKTCVYSPGGVAGFADSLRNLSQSLANSANDRDDDDIAEFRKCIRVLADKVSFLSRHREELHEKYSRTEAANEQLRKELEEKIDQVKTYYNKHQLEKQANKEKISFGCLEVHEIAAFVLTSAGYYEAITRNCSNYYLSDESVALFAEHVPSRPNYIVGQIVHIERQIVKAAPPRPEHGRAEKFTTPDKGTDWLTLNSGSTPNPYGLPVGCEYFLVTVAMLPDTTIHSSSPS
- the LOC108345524 gene encoding autophagy-related protein 11 isoform X2, with amino-acid sequence MSSSVSGSLVHQGQLLVHIAENGHSFELDCNENTLVEAVMRSIESVTGINFSDQLVLCKEMKLESHRPLSVYKLPSDEKEVFIFNKSRLQNNSPAPPPEQVDILSHLEPPSPASSHDPHPLDDASDPALKALPSYERQFRYHYHRGHAIYTSTVMKYEHCERLWREQMVQERAVDVARGNLDQYYRMINQSYVEFMKRYMQQHRMHSDLVVNFGKNVEKLRSIKLHPALQTPNRKCLLDLVKEESLRKSVENCTSSHKQFENKMSQFKQTFGEVKRRAEELLSSRAFLPTKNIEQTIKEHQRYINEQKSIMQSLSKDVNTVKKLVDDCLSSQLSSSLRPHDAVSALGPMYDVHDKNHLPKMQACDRAISKLLEFCKENKNEMNNFVHNYTRNITYVSYLIKDQKLQFPVFKEAMARQDDLFGDLKLFYSIGAAYRACFAEVVRRKASMKLYMGMAGQMAEILAAKREAEIRRREDFLRVNSSCISKDVLKSMGLFDNPNQCDVNIAPFDGDLLNIDISDVDRYAPEYLTGVTSKMEKLGSFKGSTALSSDSSHLAEDVDITADLIERYDSEGLPDGSELIEIAGTCKMEVENAKLKAELAGRIALICSLCPEVEYESLDDERVNNMLKNAREKTEEALILKDEYIKHIQSMLKMKQVQCMSYEKRIQELEQKLSDQYMLGQKLSNVNDVTGKEIKSESISSEAHMPSISTSEPMDEVSCISSSLDAKLGLFTEHTGKVLDGVDENMLDSSGVQNPQLDSSMMEPHREEAQSADKDKKDKIIGQLGMSLTNSSTGENIPVSHDLVPCDSTVSQDSESKVNDDKVLLELRSTLADKSDQLIETETKLKNVIEEVVVLKRELEASKKLLDESQMNCAHLENCLHEAREEAQTQKSSADRRALEYNSLRASVIKTRSFFERLKTCVYSPGGVAGFADSLRNLSQSLAKDDDDIAEFRKCIRVLADKVSFLSRHREELHEKYSRTEAANEQLRKELEEKIDQVKTYYNKHQLEKQANKEKISFGCLEVHEIAAFVLTSAGYYEAITRNCSNYYLSDESVALFAEHVPSRPNYIVGQIVHIERQIVKAAPPRPEHGRAEKFTTPDKGTDWLTLNSGSTPNPYGLPVGCEYFLVTVAMLPDTTIHSSSPS